From a region of the Sporosarcina ureilytica genome:
- a CDS encoding ABC transporter substrate-binding protein — protein MLITIFLLSILAACGNEGEADIKEVNIGYFPNLTHITTIVALENGYFKEAFSDDIEIKTKTVSNGGLFMEAMATKSIDVGTVGPGPLLNIYVKDPRYHIISGAVNGGAVLVTSDHSNISSLKDLDGKKVAIPVIGSTQDVMLRKALQEVDLKPTTNGGTVELFAAAPADTATLFIQESVDATATQEPWGYILESQADGNLLLDWESFAWGKDSTNTVVVAREGFLENEELAKAYLTAHMKAVEFIEQHPEESQELVIHHIKELTGKEIDKEEVEVAFSRLQVTTLVNEQVIQEMATISEEAGYAKSADIDGLVRLELLESLE, from the coding sequence ATGCTGATAACAATATTTTTGCTCAGTATTTTAGCGGCATGTGGAAATGAAGGCGAAGCCGACATTAAAGAAGTGAACATCGGGTACTTTCCAAACTTAACGCATATTACAACGATTGTCGCATTGGAAAACGGTTATTTCAAGGAAGCTTTTAGCGATGACATTGAAATTAAAACAAAAACAGTGAGTAATGGCGGATTATTTATGGAAGCGATGGCAACTAAATCGATTGACGTAGGTACAGTTGGACCGGGACCACTTCTGAACATCTATGTGAAAGATCCGAGATACCATATTATTTCTGGCGCGGTAAATGGCGGTGCCGTACTCGTTACAAGTGATCATAGTAATATATCATCACTAAAAGATTTAGACGGCAAAAAAGTTGCCATTCCAGTGATAGGCAGTACGCAAGATGTTATGTTAAGAAAAGCACTCCAAGAGGTCGATTTAAAACCGACGACAAATGGTGGAACAGTCGAACTATTTGCGGCAGCCCCCGCCGACACAGCAACACTATTCATTCAAGAATCAGTCGATGCAACTGCAACCCAAGAACCGTGGGGATATATTTTAGAATCACAGGCAGACGGTAATTTGCTACTGGATTGGGAGTCATTTGCTTGGGGGAAAGATTCAACAAATACTGTCGTGGTTGCTAGAGAAGGTTTTCTAGAAAACGAAGAGCTGGCGAAAGCTTATTTAACAGCGCATATGAAAGCCGTTGAATTTATTGAACAACATCCAGAAGAAAGCCAAGAACTTGTCATTCATCATATTAAAGAATTAACAGGAAAAGAGATTGACAAGGAAGAAGTAGAAGTTGCCTTTAGTCGACTACAAGTGACAACATTGGTGAATGAACAAGTTATTCAAGAAATGGCCACAATCAGTGAAGAGGCTGGCTATGCGAAAAGCGCTGACATTGATGGTTTGGTCCGATTAGAACTACTCGAGTCCCTCGAATAA
- a CDS encoding malate synthase codes for MNLINEEITHKVFGEGNIVGHEESVITVDFNEKIKKFVYPDAFGEFITLNDRSVAKSLEKIFLKREKKEEALLRKRKEEQERLALEQQLRDKLKNNRIHESSQIVFWLDVEEQQHVFTDWQVSTGTIQSGVNKGQPNRAARLRPNSAGLLTVRGAEQRETERQILGLYMVNEAYSGNLSEDGMVPSHAEFRIQLSDQEAEEMLFWNYYINQNHPHRTSWNSGKYRYFDNVWTAQILKDIIALRTDEEQIKEAQRFLEYFCQMNALDMNNIPEANGALKQS; via the coding sequence GTGAATTTAATTAATGAAGAAATAACTCATAAAGTATTTGGTGAGGGAAATATCGTGGGTCATGAGGAATCTGTTATCACCGTTGATTTTAATGAGAAAATTAAAAAATTCGTTTATCCTGATGCTTTTGGAGAGTTTATTACACTTAATGACCGAAGTGTTGCGAAATCTTTGGAGAAAATCTTTTTGAAAAGGGAAAAGAAAGAAGAGGCTCTTTTAAGGAAACGCAAAGAAGAACAAGAGCGACTGGCGCTTGAACAGCAACTAAGAGATAAGCTAAAGAACAATAGAATTCATGAAAGTTCGCAAATTGTTTTCTGGTTGGATGTAGAAGAACAACAACATGTATTTACCGACTGGCAAGTAAGTACTGGCACGATTCAAAGTGGAGTAAATAAAGGCCAGCCAAACAGAGCAGCTCGTTTGCGTCCGAACAGCGCAGGTCTATTGACTGTAAGGGGGGCAGAACAACGAGAAACAGAAAGACAGATTCTCGGTCTTTACATGGTAAATGAAGCGTACTCCGGCAATCTTAGCGAAGACGGAATGGTCCCATCCCATGCAGAATTTAGAATCCAGCTCTCGGATCAAGAAGCGGAGGAAATGCTTTTCTGGAATTACTATATCAATCAGAACCATCCACATCGAACTTCATGGAATTCTGGTAAATATCGTTATTTCGATAATGTCTGGACTGCCCAAATTTTAAAAGATATTATTGCGTTAAGAACAGATGAAGAACAAATCAAAGAAGCTCAAAGGTTTTTGGAATATTTCTGTCAAATGAATGCGCTTGACATGAATAATATCCCAGAGGCGAACGGGGCATTAAAGCAATCATAA
- a CDS encoding ABC transporter ATP-binding protein: MYLKIDGIEKSFPHKENGQVKVLDTIDLEVEQGQFVSIVGPSGCGKSTLLYLIAGLEQPDAGEILIAGKKVTGAGPDRVVVFQEDGLFPWLTILDNVTYGLRLKKITKKEAEDKARKMLKMVHLSNYADAYPHQLSGGMKQRASIARALIMEPDILLMDEPFAALDEQTRMVLHNELLEIWKKTKVTIFFITHNIREAVLLSEKIIVFETRPGKIKATFKVETTKDGITPNDITLQLEKQILTALEDEIEKVVKEEMGDDYSFKTRDLHRDASGDMGSHI; the protein is encoded by the coding sequence ATGTACTTGAAGATTGATGGGATTGAAAAAAGTTTTCCTCATAAAGAAAATGGGCAAGTGAAAGTGTTAGATACCATTGATTTAGAAGTTGAGCAAGGCCAATTCGTGTCCATTGTGGGCCCCTCTGGCTGCGGGAAATCAACATTACTATATTTAATCGCAGGGCTTGAACAACCAGACGCAGGAGAAATTCTGATTGCCGGAAAGAAAGTAACAGGCGCGGGGCCAGACCGAGTAGTGGTCTTTCAAGAAGACGGATTATTTCCATGGCTAACGATTTTAGATAATGTTACCTATGGATTGCGTTTGAAGAAAATTACCAAAAAAGAAGCTGAAGATAAAGCGCGTAAGATGTTGAAGATGGTTCATTTAAGCAATTATGCGGATGCCTATCCGCACCAATTATCAGGCGGCATGAAACAACGTGCATCCATTGCACGTGCACTTATCATGGAACCGGATATTTTATTAATGGATGAGCCGTTTGCTGCTTTGGATGAACAAACGAGAATGGTTTTACATAATGAACTTCTGGAAATTTGGAAAAAGACAAAAGTGACGATTTTCTTTATTACCCATAATATTCGGGAAGCTGTTCTTTTATCGGAAAAAATCATAGTTTTTGAAACACGCCCAGGAAAAATCAAAGCAACTTTTAAAGTGGAAACAACGAAAGATGGCATTACGCCGAATGATATTACGCTTCAATTAGAGAAACAAATTTTAACAGCTTTGGAAGATGAAATTGAGAAAGTTGTAAAGGAGGAAATGGGCGATGACTACAGTTTTAAGACGCGTGATCTTCATCGCGATGCTAGCGGGGATATGGGAAGTCACATCTAG
- a CDS encoding ABC transporter permease gives MTTVLRRVIFIAMLAGIWEVTSRLSDLPPFMFPSFTQVIQTLLSGLISGQMISAITSSLGRLLLGFSIAIILGLLLGYLIWRYKLVEDTLGFLVTALQSIPSIVWFPLAIIWFGLNDIAILFIVTIGATWTMTINATSGFKNVPTLYQRVGKTFGSNGFHFLRTVILPSSVPQLISGLRIAWAFSWRALMAGELLGAGNGLGQLLETGRSLGQMDLVISVMIIIGVIGTIMDNVVFLRLERNVQKKWGVS, from the coding sequence ATGACTACAGTTTTAAGACGCGTGATCTTCATCGCGATGCTAGCGGGGATATGGGAAGTCACATCTAGATTATCAGATTTACCCCCTTTTATGTTTCCTAGTTTTACCCAAGTCATTCAAACATTACTGTCTGGTTTGATTAGCGGACAAATGATTTCCGCAATTACGAGCAGTTTAGGTCGGCTCCTCCTTGGATTTTCGATTGCAATCATACTTGGTCTGCTATTAGGCTATTTAATTTGGCGATATAAGTTGGTGGAAGATACACTTGGGTTCCTCGTAACTGCCCTGCAGTCTATTCCAAGTATTGTTTGGTTCCCACTTGCAATTATTTGGTTTGGTTTGAATGATATTGCGATTTTATTTATCGTGACCATCGGGGCAACTTGGACGATGACCATTAACGCGACGAGCGGTTTTAAAAATGTTCCGACGCTTTACCAACGAGTAGGCAAAACATTTGGGTCAAACGGATTTCACTTTTTGCGAACCGTTATCCTCCCCTCCTCTGTTCCCCAACTCATTTCGGGGTTACGAATTGCATGGGCATTTTCATGGCGAGCATTGATGGCAGGAGAATTACTCGGCGCTGGAAATGGCTTAGGGCAACTACTTGAGACAGGCAGATCTTTGGGACAAATGGATTTGGTCATTTCCGTCATGATTATTATCGGAGTCATCGGTACGATTATGGATAACGTCGTCTTTTTACGACTAGAACGCAACGTCCAGAAGAAATGGGGAGTTAGTTAG
- a CDS encoding aspartate aminotransferase family protein, with translation MTNIDWKKVEEWDNKYILRTFATQDEYQTVPIESTEGDYLIMPDGTRLLDLFNQLYCVNTGQKNKKINDAIKDALDRYGFVWDAYTSDYKAKAAKLIMEDILGEESWPGKIRFVSTGSEANETALFIARLFKNRPNVITREHAYHGWTRGASSLTRVKGTRSGITETDPNTEQRHVPGQQDGVVAVAPSPNCLRCPLSHKYGSCHDETGELACVTYTRRMIENQGPEQVAAMVTEITQGAGSIHPPKEYIPQIRKMTKELDILWIVDEVLTGFGRTGEWFNYQHYGVEPDIVTMAKGLSSSTIPAGAVVVNKEIAEFMDQFRWETVSTYSGHPIAMAAVCANIEYMIEENLVAKAKETGKYFKKRLLELQDKHPTVGPVNGAGVLWMVELVKDAKNTPFIKLDRNTTHEADPSTFPINIINAKALEKGVLIGGFVPNTLRIGTSLDISKEDIDKAIDALDYALDHLDKLAEQKQKTLV, from the coding sequence ATGACGAATATTGATTGGAAAAAGGTTGAAGAATGGGATAATAAATATATACTAAGGACATTTGCTACACAGGATGAATACCAAACAGTCCCAATTGAGTCCACTGAAGGTGATTACCTCATTATGCCGGACGGAACACGCTTATTGGATTTATTTAACCAATTGTATTGCGTAAATACTGGACAGAAAAACAAAAAAATTAATGATGCAATCAAAGATGCACTTGATCGATATGGATTTGTCTGGGATGCCTATACTTCGGACTATAAGGCAAAAGCGGCAAAACTGATTATGGAGGATATTCTTGGAGAGGAAAGCTGGCCAGGAAAAATCAGATTTGTTTCAACTGGAAGTGAAGCAAACGAGACAGCACTCTTCATTGCGCGACTCTTTAAAAATCGACCAAATGTAATTACAAGAGAACACGCTTACCATGGTTGGACAAGAGGCGCCTCCTCACTGACACGAGTAAAAGGAACTCGAAGCGGGATTACAGAGACCGATCCAAATACAGAGCAAAGACACGTTCCGGGACAGCAAGATGGAGTGGTTGCAGTAGCCCCTTCTCCTAACTGCTTGCGCTGCCCGCTTAGCCATAAATATGGGTCATGTCACGATGAGACTGGGGAGCTAGCCTGTGTAACCTATACGAGGCGGATGATTGAAAACCAAGGTCCAGAACAAGTAGCTGCAATGGTTACCGAAATTACACAAGGGGCGGGCTCGATTCACCCACCAAAAGAATATATTCCACAAATCCGCAAGATGACAAAAGAACTTGATATTCTCTGGATTGTCGATGAGGTTTTAACAGGATTTGGACGTACAGGAGAATGGTTTAATTACCAGCACTACGGAGTGGAGCCAGATATTGTCACAATGGCGAAAGGACTCTCCAGTTCAACAATTCCGGCCGGTGCCGTAGTAGTTAATAAAGAAATCGCCGAATTTATGGACCAATTCCGTTGGGAAACGGTCTCTACTTATTCGGGTCACCCTATCGCAATGGCTGCTGTATGTGCAAATATTGAATATATGATTGAAGAAAACTTAGTTGCAAAAGCAAAGGAAACAGGCAAATATTTTAAAAAGAGATTATTGGAGCTGCAGGACAAACACCCGACTGTAGGACCTGTCAATGGTGCTGGAGTCCTTTGGATGGTAGAGCTAGTTAAGGATGCAAAAAATACTCCTTTTATAAAACTAGATCGGAACACAACTCATGAGGCAGATCCAAGCACATTCCCAATTAATATTATCAATGCAAAAGCACTTGAAAAAGGCGTATTAATTGGCGGTTTTGTACCTAACACTTTACGTATAGGTACATCCTTAGACATTTCTAAAGAAGATATTGATAAAGCAATTGATGCACTGGATTATGCGTTGGATCATTTAGATAAACTAGCTGAGCAGAAGCAAAAGACATTAGTTTAA
- a CDS encoding carboxymuconolactone decarboxylase family protein, translating into MATDRYQKGLDKLMELTIPDSDNPTGHMDIGEGFKDIAPDLSKYVVEFAFGDIYARPGLDNKQKVLTTISALVAQGTPQIEMHVKTGLAVGLTPEEIVGCIMHLIPYTGFPRALNALKAAQKVFEERGVSVTTSAN; encoded by the coding sequence ATGGCAACAGATCGTTATCAAAAAGGTTTGGATAAATTAATGGAACTTACAATACCAGACAGTGACAATCCAACTGGCCATATGGATATTGGTGAGGGATTTAAAGATATTGCGCCTGACTTAAGCAAATATGTTGTTGAATTTGCTTTTGGAGACATTTATGCGCGTCCAGGACTTGATAACAAACAAAAAGTACTTACAACCATTTCAGCCCTTGTCGCACAGGGAACACCGCAGATTGAGATGCATGTAAAAACGGGGCTGGCAGTAGGGTTAACACCAGAAGAAATTGTCGGTTGTATTATGCATCTCATCCCGTATACAGGATTTCCGCGTGCCCTAAATGCATTAAAAGCCGCTCAAAAAGTGTTTGAAGAACGCGGTGTATCTGTTACAACATCTGCTAATTAA
- the dapA gene encoding 4-hydroxy-tetrahydrodipicolinate synthase — MNFGQIVTAMVTPFDAQGEIDFPATRNLIEYLIANGSDSLVISGTTGESPTLTDEEKVELFKFTVEVVNGRVPVIAGTGSNNTRASIELTIRAEAAGVDAIMLVAPYYNKPCQEGLYEHFKTIAASTTLPVMLYNIPGRSAVNMEVETTVRLAKISNIVAIKEASADLDAMAKIIEQTPDHFSLYSGDDSLTLPVLAIGGAGVVSVSSHILGNDMQAMIANFKDGDVQQAAKVHRSMLPIMNAMFATPNPTSVKAALNARAVPVGGVRLPMVPLNEEQLRTLEEVLNAYDGLFV, encoded by the coding sequence ATGAATTTTGGACAAATTGTAACAGCTATGGTGACACCATTTGATGCACAGGGAGAAATTGATTTTCCCGCGACGAGAAACTTGATTGAGTATTTAATTGCCAATGGATCGGATAGTTTAGTGATTTCAGGGACTACTGGAGAATCTCCGACATTGACAGATGAAGAAAAGGTCGAACTATTTAAGTTTACGGTAGAAGTGGTTAATGGACGGGTGCCGGTGATTGCAGGAACAGGTTCGAATAACACAAGAGCGTCAATCGAACTGACGATTCGTGCGGAAGCGGCAGGCGTCGATGCAATTATGCTTGTGGCACCCTACTATAATAAACCATGTCAAGAAGGATTATATGAACATTTCAAGACAATAGCAGCGTCGACTACTTTACCGGTTATGCTGTATAACATTCCAGGACGCAGTGCCGTCAATATGGAAGTAGAAACGACTGTTCGACTTGCAAAAATTTCTAATATCGTTGCCATTAAAGAGGCAAGTGCTGATTTAGATGCGATGGCTAAAATTATCGAACAAACGCCTGACCATTTTTCATTGTATAGCGGAGATGACAGTTTAACGCTTCCCGTTTTAGCAATTGGGGGAGCGGGTGTCGTATCCGTGTCGTCCCATATCTTAGGGAATGACATGCAGGCCATGATCGCAAACTTTAAAGACGGTGATGTGCAACAAGCGGCTAAAGTTCATCGCAGCATGCTGCCAATTATGAATGCAATGTTTGCAACGCCAAATCCAACTTCGGTTAAAGCGGCATTGAATGCAAGAGCAGTTCCTGTCGGTGGCGTTCGTCTGCCAATGGTCCCGTTGAATGAAGAACAACTTCGTACATTGGAAGAAGTATTAAATGCTTATGATGGATTATTCGTCTAA
- the cysK gene encoding cysteine synthase A → MRVVNNIADLIGNTPLVKLQSLSPKNGAAVYVKLEFFNPSRSVKDRAAYNMIVAAEASGQLQVGATIIEPTSGNTGIGLAMNAAAKGYRAIMVMPDNATAERINLLKAYGAEVVLTPSEERMPGAIAKANELASTIENSFIPMQFDNEANPTIHRTTTAVEIIDAMAAIDRKLTAFVCTAGTGGTVTGTGEALKEYDPSITVHVAEPAGSPVLSGGKPGKHKLVGTSPGFIPHVLNTNVYDEIFKIEDDEAYHIVRQLAANEGILLGPSGGASVFAALEVAKRLTPNDTVVCIAPDSGERYLSSDLFQF, encoded by the coding sequence ATGCGAGTTGTTAATAATATTGCCGACCTGATTGGAAATACGCCACTTGTAAAGCTGCAGTCATTATCTCCGAAAAATGGAGCGGCAGTCTATGTGAAGCTTGAGTTTTTCAACCCTAGCCGAAGTGTCAAAGACCGCGCTGCTTATAATATGATTGTAGCGGCGGAGGCAAGCGGACAATTACAAGTTGGTGCAACGATTATTGAACCGACGTCTGGAAATACTGGTATCGGACTTGCCATGAATGCTGCCGCTAAAGGTTATCGGGCAATTATGGTTATGCCCGATAACGCAACTGCTGAGCGCATTAATCTATTAAAAGCGTACGGTGCAGAAGTTGTTCTTACGCCGAGTGAAGAGAGGATGCCGGGCGCAATCGCTAAAGCGAACGAACTCGCCTCCACGATTGAAAACAGTTTTATTCCGATGCAATTTGATAATGAGGCGAATCCTACTATTCATCGGACAACGACTGCCGTTGAAATCATTGATGCAATGGCAGCGATTGACAGAAAACTTACTGCTTTTGTTTGTACTGCCGGAACAGGTGGAACCGTGACAGGAACGGGAGAAGCACTCAAAGAGTATGATCCTTCAATTACTGTTCATGTGGCCGAGCCTGCTGGATCCCCGGTGTTGTCCGGCGGCAAACCTGGAAAACATAAGCTTGTTGGAACAAGTCCAGGTTTCATTCCGCATGTACTCAATACAAATGTGTATGATGAAATTTTCAAAATAGAAGATGATGAAGCCTATCATATCGTGAGACAATTGGCCGCTAATGAAGGTATCCTACTCGGACCTTCAGGGGGTGCATCGGTTTTTGCAGCACTAGAGGTTGCCAAGCGTTTAACACCAAATGATACAGTCGTCTGTATCGCACCCGATTCAGGTGAACGTTATTTATCGAGCGACTTATTTCAATTTTAA
- a CDS encoding cysteine hydrolase, whose product MTKIELVKEKIGGIHAIPELAPQWKKLNLAEILKRNAAFVSVSQNKSLYEPWGAQGFENHRERGNLPATIDVVQAARKASNFVSFSWVGYSVFREDYPQTIFDKVQYETWVENLNFTEEQKEKDNELVDELQELVEPGDLQFNEIALQTAFVGTPLPLELARKQVEVIVFTGIHLDWCIEGNVRSARDHGYLPIVIGDATGCKYPEEEAAAMRRINNYFAPVISAETFVNLLKQPV is encoded by the coding sequence ATGACAAAAATCGAATTAGTTAAAGAAAAAATTGGTGGGATACACGCAATTCCTGAACTTGCACCGCAATGGAAGAAACTAAACCTCGCGGAAATTCTTAAAAGGAACGCAGCGTTTGTTTCTGTTAGCCAAAACAAATCACTTTATGAACCTTGGGGCGCACAAGGATTTGAGAATCATCGTGAAAGAGGAAATTTACCAGCAACAATAGATGTAGTTCAAGCAGCACGGAAAGCAAGTAATTTCGTTTCATTCAGTTGGGTTGGCTATAGCGTCTTCAGGGAAGATTATCCGCAGACGATATTCGATAAAGTGCAGTATGAAACATGGGTTGAAAACCTTAATTTTACTGAAGAGCAAAAGGAAAAGGATAACGAGCTAGTGGATGAGTTGCAGGAATTAGTGGAACCTGGGGATTTACAATTCAATGAAATTGCTCTGCAAACCGCGTTTGTCGGAACACCTCTCCCGCTAGAGTTGGCGCGCAAGCAGGTCGAAGTCATTGTATTTACGGGGATTCATCTCGATTGGTGTATAGAAGGAAATGTTCGCTCTGCACGTGATCACGGTTATTTGCCAATTGTCATTGGTGATGCGACTGGGTGCAAATATCCAGAAGAAGAAGCGGCCGCGATGAGACGCATTAATAATTATTTCGCACCGGTGATTTCCGCTGAAACATTTGTAAATCTTTTGAAGCAGCCAGTTTAA
- a CDS encoding ATP-binding cassette domain-containing protein — protein MPKIIDEIILRGLKENNLKNIDINIPKEKIIVFTGLSGSGKSSVVFDTLATESRRQMTMNYPHYVRNQMPRYERPHADLMQNLSPVVVVEQRQVGGNSRSTVGTYMDIHPLIRLLFSRIGTPPIASATDFSSQSSFGKCPACSGFGKVIAPDLNKMVDVDKSLRAYAVKFKPLSPSGWQGRWMMTGGLFDPDKPIKDYSEEKRHLLLYGPPEGESVFAPFHTKNGPQDHEWDGLLPRFTRLYINRDISKLKQVSQEDVLAVSTQSDCQNCLGSGLSPEVLACRINGFNIAEYDQLELTEFLEELNRIHDPLGASIAQQAIAPIQQLVELGLGYLSLSRKMGTLSGGEAQRVKIARHLGSSLNNITYIFDEPSAGLHPEEVDRLIQLLKSIKEYHNTVIVIEHDLSVIKAADEIIEMGPGAGVSGGEIVYQGKLEGLDNSKAATRVNQQLTINKRPRDRKSYFTIKRACHNNLKNISVKIPQHALVSICGVSGSGKSSLMMEAFPENYPETILVGQGSIGISSRSTIATYMGIMDDIRAILAKETGQPAGLFTFNSLGACPMCKGKGVTTPDVAFADPVTVLCEACHGMRYSDEALLYRYQDKNIAEILGLTIDEAINYFKVPRILNRVNTLLDVGLGYLTLGQTTSSLSGGEVQRLKLASHLQKKGQIYLLDEPSLGLHKKDNGKLLDVFQNLVNKGNSVIIIEHNLDFIAASDWVIELGPGGGKQGGQILFEGTPEEMLTAETLTSKWLKNGIAEQLT, from the coding sequence GTGCCCAAAATAATAGATGAAATCATTTTAAGAGGTCTTAAAGAAAATAATTTAAAAAATATAGATATAAACATACCGAAAGAAAAAATCATCGTATTTACGGGGCTTTCCGGCTCAGGAAAAAGTTCCGTAGTTTTTGATACATTGGCAACTGAAAGCAGAAGACAAATGACGATGAACTATCCGCACTATGTTAGAAATCAAATGCCCAGATACGAAAGACCCCATGCTGATTTGATGCAAAATTTAAGCCCAGTTGTCGTTGTAGAGCAAAGACAAGTCGGCGGCAATTCCCGCTCAACAGTTGGCACCTATATGGATATCCATCCATTAATTAGACTTTTATTCTCCCGGATTGGCACGCCGCCTATCGCGTCGGCCACCGATTTTTCGAGCCAAAGTTCATTCGGCAAATGTCCAGCATGTAGTGGGTTTGGGAAGGTCATTGCGCCGGATTTAAATAAAATGGTCGATGTCGATAAGTCACTTCGGGCGTATGCAGTGAAGTTTAAGCCGCTATCGCCTTCAGGTTGGCAAGGCAGGTGGATGATGACTGGTGGATTATTTGATCCTGATAAACCGATTAAGGACTATTCAGAAGAAAAACGTCACCTATTATTATATGGTCCCCCGGAAGGCGAAAGCGTCTTCGCACCGTTTCACACAAAAAATGGTCCACAAGATCATGAGTGGGATGGGTTATTGCCAAGATTTACACGCCTATATATTAATAGAGACATCTCAAAACTCAAACAAGTTTCTCAAGAAGACGTTTTAGCCGTATCCACCCAAAGCGATTGCCAAAACTGCCTAGGTTCAGGTCTAAGCCCTGAAGTTTTAGCATGTAGAATAAATGGCTTCAATATCGCTGAATACGATCAATTGGAATTGACAGAATTTCTTGAGGAACTCAATAGGATACATGATCCTTTAGGGGCGTCTATCGCACAACAAGCCATTGCACCTATTCAACAACTCGTTGAATTAGGATTAGGCTATTTAAGTCTGTCTAGGAAAATGGGCACGCTATCCGGCGGTGAAGCGCAAAGGGTGAAAATTGCGCGTCATTTGGGGAGTAGTCTTAATAACATCACATACATTTTCGATGAACCGAGTGCAGGACTTCATCCAGAAGAAGTGGATAGGTTAATTCAGCTATTAAAAAGTATAAAAGAATATCATAATACCGTCATCGTTATCGAACATGATCTATCCGTCATAAAAGCGGCGGATGAAATTATAGAGATGGGCCCGGGGGCAGGTGTAAGCGGAGGAGAAATTGTTTACCAAGGAAAATTAGAAGGGCTGGATAATTCTAAAGCGGCAACGAGAGTAAACCAACAGCTAACCATCAACAAACGCCCAAGAGATCGTAAAAGTTATTTTACGATCAAAAGAGCATGTCATAATAACTTGAAAAACATAAGCGTAAAGATTCCGCAACATGCACTTGTTTCCATATGCGGCGTTTCAGGCTCTGGTAAAAGTTCCTTAATGATGGAGGCCTTTCCAGAAAATTATCCAGAAACGATCTTAGTAGGACAAGGCAGTATAGGCATCTCTAGTCGCTCGACGATTGCGACATATATGGGCATCATGGATGATATTCGCGCAATCCTTGCAAAAGAAACAGGACAACCCGCGGGTTTATTCACCTTTAACTCATTGGGGGCATGCCCTATGTGCAAAGGAAAAGGCGTCACAACCCCAGACGTAGCGTTTGCAGATCCAGTGACAGTATTATGTGAAGCGTGTCACGGAATGAGGTATTCAGACGAGGCATTGTTATACCGGTATCAAGATAAAAATATAGCGGAGATTTTAGGTTTAACAATAGACGAGGCGATAAACTATTTTAAAGTACCAAGAATCCTAAACAGAGTGAATACGCTGCTAGACGTAGGATTAGGATATCTAACGCTAGGGCAGACGACGAGTTCTTTAAGTGGGGGTGAGGTCCAGCGTCTCAAACTTGCGAGTCATTTACAAAAAAAGGGGCAAATCTATCTGTTGGACGAACCATCTTTAGGATTGCACAAAAAAGATAATGGAAAACTTTTGGATGTATTTCAAAATCTTGTCAACAAGGGAAACTCTGTTATCATCATCGAACACAATCTAGATTTTATCGCGGCGAGCGATTGGGTAATCGAATTAGGTCCAGGCGGAGGAAAACAAGGTGGGCAGATTTTATTTGAAGGGACGCCGGAAGAGATGTTGACTGCAGAAACGTTGACATCGAAATGGTTAAAGAATGGAATTGCTGAACAGTTAACATGA